A window of the Pseudomonadales bacterium genome harbors these coding sequences:
- a CDS encoding FtsQ-type POTRA domain-containing protein yields the protein MKKLANKKEELRGASVKATKSAYQDNLDWLAHRVRRLCVLTLGLGSVFGLYWGGIQLLSLVDQPLKKVEIRGQFEHLDAQAIAVLVQERVDAGIVALDLTEIQKLLIKQPWVERVSVRRKWPNLLLIDMVERSPVVRWNEDALMTAKAEVFKPKADLERYQLPRLTGTYDSRKEILQQLGWLMTQFKDEGLVISELRKEQRGAWQILTTQGIHIELGNGDFEEKVKRFRGLYKNALSERIDEIEKIDLRYTHGAAVHWKASAKGEGIKQTASIKVSVIGEIARTFNGSSTA from the coding sequence ATGAAAAAGTTAGCGAACAAGAAAGAGGAGTTGCGTGGGGCTAGCGTAAAAGCTACCAAAAGTGCCTACCAAGATAACCTTGATTGGCTCGCTCATAGAGTCCGCAGGCTTTGCGTTCTGACCTTGGGCTTAGGTAGTGTCTTCGGACTTTATTGGGGGGGGATACAGTTGTTAAGTTTGGTAGATCAACCCCTTAAAAAAGTCGAGATCCGCGGGCAGTTTGAACATTTGGATGCGCAAGCCATAGCGGTGCTAGTACAGGAACGGGTTGATGCGGGAATAGTAGCGCTGGATCTTACTGAAATTCAAAAGTTGCTAATAAAACAGCCTTGGGTTGAACGGGTGTCGGTGCGTCGTAAATGGCCGAATTTATTACTGATCGATATGGTGGAAAGGTCACCTGTGGTGCGCTGGAACGAAGATGCATTAATGACGGCTAAGGCCGAAGTGTTTAAGCCAAAGGCAGATTTAGAACGCTATCAATTACCTCGATTGACTGGTACCTACGATAGTCGCAAGGAAATATTGCAACAGCTTGGCTGGTTGATGACGCAGTTTAAGGATGAGGGGTTAGTTATTAGTGAATTGCGCAAGGAGCAGCGAGGCGCCTGGCAAATATTAACGACCCAGGGTATTCATATTGAATTGGGTAACGGTGATTTTGAGGAAAAGGTAAAGCGATTTAGAGGGCTCTATAAAAATGCTTTAAGTGAACGAATTGACGAGATAGAAAAAATTGATTTGCGTTATACCCATGGGGCTGCGGTGCATTGGAAGGCTAGTGCTAAGGGCGAGGGAATAAAGCAAACAGCAAGCATAAAAGTATCGGTAATTGGCGAAATAGCTAGGACATTTAATGGTAGTTCAACGGCATAA